In Vanessa tameamea isolate UH-Manoa-2023 chromosome 19, ilVanTame1 primary haplotype, whole genome shotgun sequence, one genomic interval encodes:
- the LOC113399361 gene encoding large ribosomal subunit protein bL9m has product MFGLRLALSKTIATGPNLIHQQTRNTFVLKRKWPPPLHKKGGKPSKLRARHFVYDLIEDTSVTKKSDLKIILNQFVDGVGNQGDVLSLRPTIAYRDYLLPGLAVYANPENLEKYQVDESKPKVTSKYSSPYVQRTMGCLSRLVLQIIMSKTEPWTLQPWHIRASFRKACYVVPEHAIIMPPVTITGPDLSLQEKEFYVTVKINNKEEVNVRCRIHHWATGLERLPWVKDHWKKPFEALIPEQASVLENLPLPT; this is encoded by the exons ATGTTTGGTTTACGATTAGCGTTATCTAAAACCATAGCCACAGGTCCAAATTTAATACATCAGCAGACAcgg aatacgtttgtattaaaaagaaaatggcCCCCTCCATTACATAAGAAAGGTGGTAAACCATCAAAACTACGAGCCAGGCATTTTGTATATGATTTAATAGAGGACACCAGTGTAACCAAGAAgtcagatttaaaaataattttgaatcaaTTTGTTGATG gTGTGGGTAATCAGGGAGATGTGCTGTCACTTCGTCCGACAATAGCTTATAGAGATTACCTTCTGCCGGGTCTAGCTGTATATGCTAATCCAGAGAATTTGGAAAAATACCAAGTTGATGAAAGTAAACCAAAGGTTACATCTAAATATAGTTCCCCATATGTTCAGAGG ACAATGGGATGCTTATCACGTcttgttttacaaataataatgagtAAAACAGAGCCATGGACACTACAACCCTGGCATATTAGGGCAAGTTTCCGAAAAGCATGCTATGTTGTGCCGGAACATGCTATAATAATGCCACCTGTCACAATAACTGGACCAGACCTATCTTTACAGGAGAAAGAGTTTTATGTCACTGTTAAA attaataataaagaagaaGTCAATGTGAGATGTAGAATTCACCATTGGGCAACAGGCCTAGAGAGATTACCATGGGTTAAAGATCACTGGAAAAAGCCCTTTGAAGCTCTCATTCCAGAACAAGCCTCTGTCTTAGAAAACCTGCCACTGCCTACAtag
- the LOC113399363 gene encoding protein PFC0760c-like isoform X1, giving the protein MFLLKLENHTCNLSKIQCFWIKSDKINTLRKQYDAFLEDDKKRRDRNEYILGRLEEMRSSTALVQIYHKENAHIKDSCFSSRRISDYLNNPSRIETTSKSTTPSDCLTKQLESSILKEISKNYILIPKLQPRLSSGLSYPNPLTENADTDWKSKYNILNELKKNEKESVPDKVHDFILEEKHKSSLFSEESEKQQQNKINDDVAVTVNLNSPKYEFHLNKSNSNIIDKDITDGSTKNYESHDKLDNTVPQIEIPKKHISHNLEPSKDGQYALANDNMHKIEVSQQLFIEPNSEICTNIAVNNNVENHDISQETTNMDMNKMDNQCDGKGDEQPNESFKANQSEHKNPEYKEEISDTDKIDSRNVSENDIKCSGEFQESSKDYVENESAINNIQNHYSNEARMNSDQNANAEINELEKEQNEMFYTENSEKYDESNVETVGNAIENENYTNDQYPYYDESQQEQPYTTEINEHEESTERYDPNYEQQYTENYENVPQYDDQQYEVDNSYETQQVPVDSTINYEEVPLSNVDNFEPLPTERNMDISYQNQEATEYNLENENYESQHYDTNEQQEYGRTVKNDQKQYAIDQEFNQMKTEQETAKELEEVLDIEDGYINNENTTLNDNTEDTISTHNSSIKNESSLKVS; this is encoded by the exons gattAAATCCGATAAGATAAATACATTAAGAAAACAATACGATGCTTTCCTCGAGGATGACAAAAAGCGAAGGGATcggaatgaatatattttgggACGTCTTGAAGAAATGCGCTCATCTACAGCTCTTGTCCAAATATATCATAAG gaaAATGCCCACATTAAAGACAGTTGCTTTTCTAGTCGAAGAATTTCAGACTACTTAAACAATCCTTCAAGAATAGAAACAACAAGTAAATCAACTACACCATCTGATTGTCTAACGAAACAACTCGAATCATCTATATTAAAGGAAATTAGCAAAAATTACATACTTATTCCAAAACTACAACCGCGCCTTTCAAGTGGCCTTTCATATCCTAACCCTCTTACTGAAAATGCTGACACCGATTGGAAAAGcaagtacaatattttaaacgaattaaagaaaaatgaaaaagaaTCTGTACCAGATAAAgtacatgattttattttggaagaaaaacataaatcgtCTTTATTTTCTGAAGAATCAGAAAAGcagcaacaaaataaaataaatgatgatgtAGCTGtaactgttaatttaaattctccaaaatatgaatttcatttaaataaatcaaattccaACATTATTGATAAAGACATCACCGATGGAAGTACAAAAAACTATGAATCTCATGATAAACTGGACAATACTGTTCCACAAATCGAAATTCCCAAAAAACATATATCGCATAACTTAGAACCTTCCAAAGATGGTCAATATGCTCTAGCTAATGATAATATGCATAAAATTGAAGTTTCGCAACAGCTGTTTATTGAGCCTAATTCTGAAATATGTACAAACATCGCGGTTAACAATAACGTTGAAAACCATGACATTTCTCAAGAAACAACAAATATGGATATGAACAAAATGGACAATCAATGTGATGGAAAAGGTGATGAACAACCTAATGAATCGTTTAAGGCAAATCAATCAGAACATAAAAACCCAGAATACAAAGAAGAAATTTCAGACACTGATAAAATAGACAGTCGAAATGTGAGTGAGAACGATATTAAGTGTTCAGGCGAGTTTCAGGAAAGTTCTAAAGATTATGTAGAAAATGAATCAGCaatcaataatattcaaaaccATTATTCAAATGAAGCTCGTATGAATAGTGATCAAAATGCGAATGCAGAAATAAATGAGTTGGAAAAAGAACAGAACGAAATGTTTTACACAgaaaattctgaaaaatatgATGAAAGTAATGTAGAAACTGTCGGAAATGCTATAGAAAATGAAAACTATACAAATGATCAATATCCTTACTATGATGAATCACAGCAAGAACAACCATACACAACTGAAATTAATGAACATGAAGAATCGACAGAGCGATATGATCCAAATTACGAACAACAGTATAcggaaaattatgaaaatgtacCTCAGTATGATGATCAGCAATATGAAGTTGACAATTCTTACGAAACTCAGCAAGTTCCAGTAGATTCTACGATTAATTATGAAGAAGTACCACTGAGCAATGTTGATAATTTTGAACCTTTACCAACTGAGCGTAATATGGATATATCTTATCAGAATCAAGAAGCAACTGAATACAATTTAGAAAATGAGAATTACGAATCTCAACATTATGATACGAATGAACAGCAGGAATATGGAAGAACAGTAAAAAATGATCAAAAACAATATGCAATTGACCAAGAATTCAATCAAATGAAAACTGAACAAGAAACTGCTAAGGAATTGGAAGAGGTACTAGATATAGAAGATggctatataaataatgaaaatacaacTTTAAATGATAACACAGAAGATACTATAAGCACACATAACTCTTCTATTAAAAATGAATCCAGTTTGAAGGTGTCATAA
- the LOC113399363 gene encoding protein PFC0760c-like isoform X2, with amino-acid sequence MGKSGKKIKSDKINTLRKQYDAFLEDDKKRRDRNEYILGRLEEMRSSTALVQIYHKENAHIKDSCFSSRRISDYLNNPSRIETTSKSTTPSDCLTKQLESSILKEISKNYILIPKLQPRLSSGLSYPNPLTENADTDWKSKYNILNELKKNEKESVPDKVHDFILEEKHKSSLFSEESEKQQQNKINDDVAVTVNLNSPKYEFHLNKSNSNIIDKDITDGSTKNYESHDKLDNTVPQIEIPKKHISHNLEPSKDGQYALANDNMHKIEVSQQLFIEPNSEICTNIAVNNNVENHDISQETTNMDMNKMDNQCDGKGDEQPNESFKANQSEHKNPEYKEEISDTDKIDSRNVSENDIKCSGEFQESSKDYVENESAINNIQNHYSNEARMNSDQNANAEINELEKEQNEMFYTENSEKYDESNVETVGNAIENENYTNDQYPYYDESQQEQPYTTEINEHEESTERYDPNYEQQYTENYENVPQYDDQQYEVDNSYETQQVPVDSTINYEEVPLSNVDNFEPLPTERNMDISYQNQEATEYNLENENYESQHYDTNEQQEYGRTVKNDQKQYAIDQEFNQMKTEQETAKELEEVLDIEDGYINNENTTLNDNTEDTISTHNSSIKNESSLKVS; translated from the exons atgggAAAATCTGGAAAAAA gattAAATCCGATAAGATAAATACATTAAGAAAACAATACGATGCTTTCCTCGAGGATGACAAAAAGCGAAGGGATcggaatgaatatattttgggACGTCTTGAAGAAATGCGCTCATCTACAGCTCTTGTCCAAATATATCATAAG gaaAATGCCCACATTAAAGACAGTTGCTTTTCTAGTCGAAGAATTTCAGACTACTTAAACAATCCTTCAAGAATAGAAACAACAAGTAAATCAACTACACCATCTGATTGTCTAACGAAACAACTCGAATCATCTATATTAAAGGAAATTAGCAAAAATTACATACTTATTCCAAAACTACAACCGCGCCTTTCAAGTGGCCTTTCATATCCTAACCCTCTTACTGAAAATGCTGACACCGATTGGAAAAGcaagtacaatattttaaacgaattaaagaaaaatgaaaaagaaTCTGTACCAGATAAAgtacatgattttattttggaagaaaaacataaatcgtCTTTATTTTCTGAAGAATCAGAAAAGcagcaacaaaataaaataaatgatgatgtAGCTGtaactgttaatttaaattctccaaaatatgaatttcatttaaataaatcaaattccaACATTATTGATAAAGACATCACCGATGGAAGTACAAAAAACTATGAATCTCATGATAAACTGGACAATACTGTTCCACAAATCGAAATTCCCAAAAAACATATATCGCATAACTTAGAACCTTCCAAAGATGGTCAATATGCTCTAGCTAATGATAATATGCATAAAATTGAAGTTTCGCAACAGCTGTTTATTGAGCCTAATTCTGAAATATGTACAAACATCGCGGTTAACAATAACGTTGAAAACCATGACATTTCTCAAGAAACAACAAATATGGATATGAACAAAATGGACAATCAATGTGATGGAAAAGGTGATGAACAACCTAATGAATCGTTTAAGGCAAATCAATCAGAACATAAAAACCCAGAATACAAAGAAGAAATTTCAGACACTGATAAAATAGACAGTCGAAATGTGAGTGAGAACGATATTAAGTGTTCAGGCGAGTTTCAGGAAAGTTCTAAAGATTATGTAGAAAATGAATCAGCaatcaataatattcaaaaccATTATTCAAATGAAGCTCGTATGAATAGTGATCAAAATGCGAATGCAGAAATAAATGAGTTGGAAAAAGAACAGAACGAAATGTTTTACACAgaaaattctgaaaaatatgATGAAAGTAATGTAGAAACTGTCGGAAATGCTATAGAAAATGAAAACTATACAAATGATCAATATCCTTACTATGATGAATCACAGCAAGAACAACCATACACAACTGAAATTAATGAACATGAAGAATCGACAGAGCGATATGATCCAAATTACGAACAACAGTATAcggaaaattatgaaaatgtacCTCAGTATGATGATCAGCAATATGAAGTTGACAATTCTTACGAAACTCAGCAAGTTCCAGTAGATTCTACGATTAATTATGAAGAAGTACCACTGAGCAATGTTGATAATTTTGAACCTTTACCAACTGAGCGTAATATGGATATATCTTATCAGAATCAAGAAGCAACTGAATACAATTTAGAAAATGAGAATTACGAATCTCAACATTATGATACGAATGAACAGCAGGAATATGGAAGAACAGTAAAAAATGATCAAAAACAATATGCAATTGACCAAGAATTCAATCAAATGAAAACTGAACAAGAAACTGCTAAGGAATTGGAAGAGGTACTAGATATAGAAGATggctatataaataatgaaaatacaacTTTAAATGATAACACAGAAGATACTATAAGCACACATAACTCTTCTATTAAAAATGAATCCAGTTTGAAGGTGTCATAA